From the Pseudoalteromonas tunicata genome, one window contains:
- a CDS encoding DUF2919 domain-containing protein has product MTVFGPEYWDKHGLYKAPIGFVLTLAVLMRAYLIWILAAVSRQPELDIMGLFYRDKDQFFVALAIASISLPTVVLYFLRRPDAKPHLRRPWRFMKWPLVCCAVVDLVWLVLQSAHNYFAFSEFIAIQAMLLIWVLLYLFNSRYLPVFFKDWPEPVNVEKPNASKETS; this is encoded by the coding sequence ATGACAGTATTTGGCCCAGAATATTGGGATAAACATGGCCTGTATAAAGCGCCAATTGGATTTGTTTTAACCCTTGCAGTATTAATGCGTGCGTATTTAATTTGGATCCTTGCGGCGGTATCTCGCCAGCCTGAGCTTGATATTATGGGCTTGTTTTATCGCGATAAAGATCAGTTTTTTGTCGCGCTTGCTATTGCTTCTATTTCATTGCCTACTGTCGTGCTTTATTTTTTGCGCCGCCCTGATGCAAAACCACATTTAAGACGACCTTGGCGGTTTATGAAATGGCCATTAGTGTGCTGCGCCGTGGTTGATTTGGTGTGGCTAGTGCTTCAATCGGCTCATAACTATTTTGCGTTTTCGGAATTTATTGCAATACAAGCCATGTTGTTGATTTGGGTGTTGTTATATTTATTTAATAGCCGCTACTTACCGGTGTTTTTTAAAGATTGGCCAGAGCCTGTGAATGTGGAAAAACCCAATGCAAGCAAAGAAACGAGCTAG
- a CDS encoding response regulator has product MAGKTLFQSKVLIVDDQPLAQIYMKQSLESIGFRELTCAEHAHSAIRLCEKQKFDLILCSYNLGRDKDGYHLYEELKKKRLVRQSTGFIFISAETDASLVRSVVELQPDDFLAKPFVLRELSTRIERLLKRKRALAKIYDFIDVENYSKALKYIEANLNGQTMTSYSPILLRLKGELLIKLNRFAEAKEFFKSVLNLQKFTWAKVGLVESLIANHEYQLARSLLESMVERPETKLVAFDLLGKLELHLKNYNEAQIYLSSATDMSPRNIVRQNTLVNVARLNHDYEQHYDTNRAILKFAKHSIHDCPDIYLNVARAGVDYALTTEQSELITRLTRQTMEYLSELKQQFPDADTQEQLDIVRARLHYLKDERDKAVALINQLVEDDGPIRSVDDTLDKAKALHELGFHQRASELFEKIAEHCAKYPVKDSTFIAYISQEKQEREDIKHGPRELNNTAVKQYQSGKYQQAVETFSQAFRVMPRNQSIALNLLQCILNASRSGQTFNSELIGRCTKTIENSRLDNDQRVRYDKIKEQLQQIGL; this is encoded by the coding sequence ATGGCTGGTAAAACTCTCTTTCAATCAAAAGTTCTGATCGTTGATGATCAACCACTTGCTCAAATTTACATGAAGCAATCGCTTGAAAGCATTGGTTTTAGAGAGCTGACTTGCGCCGAACACGCCCACTCTGCTATTCGCTTATGTGAAAAACAAAAGTTCGATTTAATTCTCTGCTCCTACAATCTTGGCCGCGATAAAGACGGTTACCACCTCTACGAAGAACTCAAAAAGAAGCGTCTTGTTCGCCAATCCACCGGTTTTATTTTTATTAGTGCCGAAACTGATGCCAGCCTGGTACGCAGTGTGGTTGAACTGCAGCCCGATGACTTTTTAGCTAAACCCTTTGTCTTGCGAGAACTGAGCACCCGTATTGAGCGCTTACTTAAACGTAAACGGGCACTCGCTAAAATCTACGACTTCATTGATGTCGAAAACTATTCCAAAGCCTTAAAGTACATCGAAGCCAATTTAAACGGCCAAACCATGACGTCCTACTCGCCTATTTTGCTGCGCTTAAAAGGAGAGTTACTGATCAAACTTAATCGCTTTGCCGAAGCAAAGGAATTTTTTAAATCAGTATTAAATCTACAAAAATTCACCTGGGCCAAAGTGGGCCTTGTTGAATCCCTGATTGCAAATCATGAATATCAGCTCGCTCGCTCATTATTAGAGTCCATGGTTGAGCGCCCTGAAACCAAATTAGTCGCGTTTGATTTACTTGGAAAGTTAGAACTGCATTTAAAAAATTACAACGAGGCGCAAATTTATTTAAGTTCGGCCACAGATATGTCGCCTCGAAATATTGTAAGGCAAAATACCTTAGTGAATGTTGCTAGGTTAAATCATGATTATGAACAGCATTACGATACCAATCGTGCGATATTGAAGTTTGCCAAACACTCTATCCATGATTGCCCCGATATTTACCTCAATGTCGCCCGCGCAGGCGTTGATTACGCCTTAACAACGGAGCAATCTGAATTAATTACCCGTTTGACCCGTCAAACCATGGAATATCTGAGTGAACTAAAACAACAATTTCCTGATGCAGATACCCAAGAGCAACTCGACATTGTCAGGGCACGCTTGCATTATTTAAAAGATGAACGCGACAAAGCGGTCGCTTTAATCAACCAACTGGTTGAAGATGACGGCCCTATTCGCTCGGTTGATGATACGCTCGATAAAGCAAAAGCCCTGCATGAGTTAGGCTTTCATCAACGTGCCTCTGAATTATTTGAAAAAATTGCTGAGCACTGCGCTAAATATCCAGTGAAAGACTCCACTTTTATTGCGTATATCAGTCAAGAAAAACAAGAACGAGAAGACATTAAACACGGGCCACGAGAGCTTAATAATACCGCGGTAAAACAATATCAATCAGGCAAATATCAACAAGCGGTTGAAACTTTTAGCCAAGCGTTTCGCGTTATGCCACGTAATCAAAGCATCGCCCTTAATTTACTGCAATGTATTTTAAATGCGAGTCGCAGCGGCCAAACCTTTAATAGCGAATTAATCGGCCGATGCACTAAAACCATCGAAAATAGCCGCTTAGATAACGACCAACGTGTACGTTACGACAAAATAAAAGAGCAACTACAACAAATAGGTTTATAG
- a CDS encoding DUF3392 family protein: MASIEQWLLDADLLLGAKLAPYLSQIAMLLTVCLIALYGNELNKLIKRVVGRRHFIIRTLVFVVVTAFGYGALVVWLAPFIAHLLAMLKGVWLMPVVCSLFIGLGILAERKNQL; encoded by the coding sequence ATGGCTAGTATTGAGCAGTGGTTACTCGACGCAGATTTACTGCTAGGGGCTAAATTAGCCCCCTACCTTAGCCAAATTGCGATGTTGCTGACGGTATGTTTGATTGCGCTTTATGGCAATGAACTTAATAAACTGATTAAACGCGTGGTTGGCAGACGTCATTTTATTATTCGTACCTTGGTTTTTGTGGTTGTTACTGCGTTTGGTTACGGCGCGTTAGTGGTATGGCTCGCGCCTTTTATTGCGCATTTACTGGCAATGCTAAAAGGGGTTTGGCTGATGCCTGTGGTATGTAGTTTATTTATTGGGCTTGGTATTTTAGCTGAGCGGAAAAATCAGTTATGA
- a CDS encoding PilZ domain-containing protein, with translation MKNSIHHTLIQLKPSSPITVEIITATGQRLGVRSFYIGYLADQYIFLHKPDCRKSPEVDHYLVPQTACTIRALSEEGRGAVLAFVTTIVKVIDIPTKMLVCTVPSNIASQPLRKDIRIPTSIPAQIKSASAMCDVMILDLSQHGCRVLIEKEHPVDLSIKKIQLRTIETQDQASLTLECEVCSVKRQGKFEIVGLQFNDTLSKEVELLIKQLIFNQ, from the coding sequence ATGAAAAACTCAATCCATCATACTTTAATTCAGTTAAAACCATCATCACCAATAACAGTGGAAATTATCACAGCAACAGGACAGCGTCTTGGTGTTCGCAGTTTTTATATTGGTTACTTAGCCGACCAGTATATTTTTTTACATAAACCAGATTGTCGAAAAAGCCCTGAAGTTGATCATTATTTGGTACCACAAACCGCGTGTACTATTCGTGCATTATCCGAAGAAGGGCGTGGAGCTGTGCTCGCTTTTGTAACAACCATTGTCAAAGTAATTGATATCCCGACTAAAATGTTAGTTTGCACTGTACCGAGTAATATTGCTTCCCAACCACTTAGAAAAGATATTCGTATTCCAACCTCAATTCCCGCGCAAATTAAGTCAGCATCTGCAATGTGCGACGTGATGATTTTAGATTTATCCCAACATGGTTGCAGAGTTTTAATAGAAAAAGAGCATCCAGTTGATTTATCGATAAAAAAGATACAGCTCAGAACAATTGAAACGCAAGATCAAGCATCGTTAACATTAGAATGTGAAGTATGTTCAGTAAAGCGGCAGGGAAAATTTGAAATTGTGGGTCTTCAGTTTAACGATACGCTAAGTAAAGAGGTTGAATTATTGATTAAACAATTAATATTTAATCAATAA
- the gloA gene encoding lactoylglutathione lyase: MRLLHTMLRVTDLEKSIAFYTQVLGMKEIRRAENPQYRYTLAFVGYADESEQAVIELTYNWDTDSYDLGNAYGHIALEFDDIYRACEQIKARGGIVTREPGPVLGGTTEIAFVKDPDGYAIELIQTKTKLDDF; this comes from the coding sequence ATGCGTTTACTCCATACCATGCTTCGTGTTACTGATTTAGAGAAATCCATCGCTTTTTATACTCAAGTACTTGGCATGAAAGAAATCCGCCGTGCAGAGAACCCACAATACCGCTATACCCTTGCATTTGTTGGTTACGCTGATGAATCAGAGCAAGCTGTAATTGAACTAACCTATAACTGGGATACTGATAGTTACGATTTAGGTAATGCGTATGGCCATATTGCGCTTGAGTTTGATGATATTTACCGTGCCTGTGAGCAGATAAAAGCCCGTGGTGGTATTGTAACCAGAGAGCCTGGTCCAGTGCTTGGTGGTACCACTGAAATTGCGTTTGTAAAAGATCCTGATGGTTATGCGATTGAACTTATTCAGACTAAAACAAAATTAGACGACTTTTAA
- a CDS encoding alpha-amylase family glycosyl hydrolase: MKKFTLILLFLGLCACTNISKKTKTTNISSNYVPQEYVKLTHPEWSKNASFYQINTRQFTPEGTFAAAEHQLPRLKELGVDILWLMPIHPIGEENRKGSLGSPYSVKDYYGVNPEFGTLDDLKSFVNAAHELGLYVILDWVANHSAWDNELRHKHQNWYTKNSQGNFQPTPWWDWSDIIDFDYNVPEMREYMTDAMKYWVKEVNIDGYRCDVAGFVPLDFWENVRAELDAIKPVFMLAEWEMRDLHAKAFDATYAWSWQEAIHDILSGHADLNRLFVYYSWNEGAYPKNSYRMTYVSNHDANSWEGTVFERYGSEEKVATAIVLSIVGEGMPLIYNGLEAGNSKRLEFFEKDPIEWKEHDFKPLIQKLLALLKQNSALWHGKYGATMERIYNTNPTEVFSFIRENTKDKVFVVINFSDKEQDIQFMGPQTAGVYTELFSKQKATLTEDASLKLAPWEYRVYVR; this comes from the coding sequence ATGAAAAAATTTACGCTCATATTACTGTTTTTAGGGTTGTGTGCCTGCACTAATATAAGTAAAAAAACTAAGACAACAAATATTTCCTCTAATTATGTTCCACAAGAATATGTGAAGTTAACGCATCCTGAGTGGAGTAAGAACGCAAGTTTTTATCAAATTAATACACGACAGTTCACGCCTGAAGGAACATTTGCAGCCGCTGAGCATCAACTACCACGATTAAAAGAACTTGGCGTAGATATTCTTTGGTTAATGCCGATTCATCCGATTGGCGAAGAAAACAGAAAAGGATCCTTGGGTAGCCCATATTCAGTAAAAGATTACTACGGTGTTAATCCGGAGTTTGGTACCTTAGATGACTTAAAAAGCTTTGTTAACGCTGCTCACGAATTAGGTTTGTACGTTATTTTAGATTGGGTAGCAAATCATAGTGCTTGGGATAATGAATTAAGACATAAGCACCAAAATTGGTATACAAAAAATTCGCAAGGTAACTTTCAACCTACGCCGTGGTGGGATTGGTCAGACATAATCGACTTTGATTATAACGTACCAGAAATGCGTGAATACATGACTGATGCAATGAAGTATTGGGTCAAAGAAGTAAATATTGATGGTTATCGATGTGATGTAGCTGGTTTTGTTCCTCTCGATTTTTGGGAAAACGTAAGGGCGGAGCTAGACGCGATCAAGCCCGTTTTTATGTTAGCTGAATGGGAAATGCGTGATTTACATGCTAAAGCTTTTGATGCTACTTATGCATGGTCTTGGCAGGAAGCTATTCATGATATTTTAAGTGGTCACGCTGATTTAAATAGATTGTTTGTATACTATTCATGGAATGAGGGAGCGTATCCGAAAAATAGCTATCGGATGACGTATGTTTCAAATCACGATGCTAATTCATGGGAAGGAACCGTGTTTGAGCGTTATGGTAGCGAAGAAAAAGTAGCGACAGCAATCGTATTGTCTATTGTCGGTGAAGGTATGCCATTAATTTATAATGGACTTGAAGCAGGGAATAGTAAGCGGCTTGAGTTTTTTGAAAAAGATCCTATAGAATGGAAAGAGCATGACTTTAAGCCATTGATTCAGAAGCTCTTAGCTTTGCTGAAACAAAACAGTGCGTTGTGGCATGGTAAATATGGCGCGACAATGGAGCGTATTTATAATACTAATCCGACAGAGGTGTTTAGTTTTATCCGCGAAAATACCAAAGATAAAGTGTTTGTTGTGATTAATTTTTCTGATAAAGAGCAAGATATTCAATTTATGGGTCCACAAACAGCTGGAGTATATACAGAGCTATTTAGCAAACAAAAGGCAACGCTTACTGAAGACGCAAGCCTTAAATTGGCGCCTTGGGAGTATAGAGTTTATGTTCGGTAA
- a CDS encoding cell division protein ZipA C-terminal FtsZ-binding domain-containing protein, with amino-acid sequence MADELRWVLVIISALVIGGLLLHGLWSVRKKDQQDIPETVDRDPDTQDEPAIVLNAVRDEPQMGDLGMNISARANEPALDKIDLNNLDPDDDYDIPAEETVKTEPAKDLPSDFIIVHLQMPEGLTMQGASLLPLLLTLGFKYSEEGFFNRHEDASGNGAVLFRLVNMYNPGTFDIDNMEQLSTAGVSLFMTLPCEGDSLPAFNMLHSAAKKLADEFGAQVLDHNRDPLSVTMVRQYVEKIREFDA; translated from the coding sequence ATGGCCGACGAGTTAAGATGGGTTTTAGTCATAATCAGCGCACTAGTCATTGGTGGATTGCTGTTACATGGGTTGTGGTCTGTTCGCAAAAAAGATCAACAAGATATTCCTGAAACTGTGGATCGTGACCCTGATACGCAAGATGAACCTGCAATTGTGCTCAATGCCGTGCGTGATGAGCCACAAATGGGTGATTTAGGAATGAATATTAGTGCCAGAGCAAATGAACCGGCGCTTGATAAAATCGATTTAAATAATCTTGATCCTGATGATGATTATGACATTCCTGCTGAAGAAACGGTAAAAACCGAACCTGCGAAGGACTTACCGTCAGATTTCATTATTGTCCATCTTCAAATGCCTGAAGGGTTGACTATGCAAGGCGCGTCGTTGCTGCCATTGTTATTAACGCTTGGTTTTAAATACTCAGAAGAAGGCTTTTTTAATCGTCACGAAGATGCATCAGGCAATGGTGCTGTTTTATTTCGATTAGTTAATATGTACAACCCAGGTACGTTTGATATTGATAATATGGAACAGTTAAGCACCGCAGGTGTGAGCCTGTTTATGACCTTACCTTGTGAAGGCGACAGCTTACCGGCGTTTAACATGTTGCACAGCGCAGCTAAAAAGTTAGCTGATGAATTTGGTGCACAAGTGCTTGATCATAATCGTGACCCTTTAAGTGTGACTATGGTGCGACAATACGTCGAAAAAATTAGAGAGTTTGATGCGTAG
- the ligA gene encoding NAD-dependent DNA ligase LigA, protein MTESVLSQIAALKVQLEEYNYQYYVLDNPSVPDSEYDRVMRELIALETQYPQFLSADSPSQKVGGEALGSFSQVQHLVPMLSLDNAFDETEFRSFNKRLQDRLKDTTTLTFCCEPKLDGLAVSILYQDGVLVQAATRGDGQTGENITENVKTIRNVPLKLRGESIPHRLEVRGEVFMDSAGFAKMNELAIKNDGKVFANPRNAAAGSLRQLDSKITAKRPLMFYAYGMGIIEGGVVPDDHFAQLQALGDWGLPMSPETKLVTGVDDALAYYQDIMNRRSQLKYEIDGVVIKVNDKALQQTLGFVARAPRWAIAFKFPAQEEMTQLLDVEFQVGRTGAITPVARLEPVFVGGVTVSNATLHNQDEIERLGVKIGDTVIIRRAGDVIPQITQVVLAERKTDAKDIVFPSNCPVCQSKVERTVGEAVARCSGGLVCGAQRKEAIKHFVSRKAFDIDGMGDKIVEQLVERELIHTPAEIFTLRQGHLESLERMGPKSAEKLVAAIGNAKQTTLARFLYSLGIREVGEATALNLANHYLTLDAIMAASVDSLQEVADVGEIVAKHVNFFFREAHNRAVVDALIAAGITWAALEPKSEAEQPLAGLTYVLTGTLLQMGRSDAKNRLQALGAKVSGSVSAKTDALVAGDKAGSKLTKAQELGIKVLFEDDLIALLAQYNG, encoded by the coding sequence ATGACAGAGTCGGTTTTAAGCCAAATAGCAGCACTCAAAGTACAGTTAGAAGAATATAATTATCAATATTATGTACTTGATAATCCGAGTGTGCCAGACAGTGAATACGACCGAGTGATGCGTGAGCTGATTGCACTTGAAACGCAATATCCTCAGTTTTTAAGCGCTGATTCACCCAGCCAAAAAGTGGGCGGTGAGGCATTAGGCAGTTTTAGCCAAGTGCAGCATTTAGTGCCGATGTTGTCATTGGATAATGCGTTTGATGAAACCGAATTTCGTAGTTTTAACAAACGATTACAAGACCGTTTAAAAGATACCACCACCTTGACATTTTGCTGTGAACCTAAGCTTGATGGTTTAGCTGTGTCTATCTTGTATCAAGATGGCGTATTGGTGCAAGCGGCGACTCGAGGCGATGGCCAAACGGGTGAAAACATTACTGAAAATGTTAAAACCATTCGTAATGTGCCTCTTAAATTGCGCGGAGAGTCAATTCCGCATCGTTTAGAAGTGCGCGGTGAAGTCTTTATGGATAGCGCGGGTTTTGCCAAAATGAACGAATTGGCGATTAAAAATGATGGCAAAGTCTTTGCTAATCCGCGTAATGCTGCTGCGGGCAGTTTGCGTCAGCTCGACTCAAAAATCACCGCCAAACGCCCTTTAATGTTTTATGCCTATGGCATGGGGATTATCGAAGGTGGCGTGGTGCCAGATGATCATTTTGCACAATTACAAGCCCTTGGCGATTGGGGTTTACCAATGAGCCCAGAAACTAAATTAGTCACAGGCGTTGATGACGCGCTGGCATATTATCAAGACATAATGAATCGTCGCAGCCAACTCAAATATGAAATTGATGGTGTGGTGATCAAAGTGAATGATAAAGCACTACAACAAACCTTAGGTTTTGTGGCGCGTGCGCCGCGCTGGGCAATTGCGTTTAAATTTCCGGCGCAAGAGGAAATGACCCAATTACTTGATGTGGAATTTCAAGTAGGGCGTACCGGTGCAATTACCCCTGTCGCTCGTTTAGAGCCTGTATTTGTAGGCGGCGTGACAGTATCAAACGCGACACTGCATAACCAAGATGAAATTGAGCGTTTAGGCGTAAAAATTGGCGATACTGTGATTATTCGCCGTGCCGGTGATGTTATTCCGCAAATTACTCAAGTGGTGCTCGCAGAGCGCAAAACCGATGCTAAAGACATCGTTTTTCCAAGCAATTGCCCTGTTTGCCAATCGAAAGTTGAGCGTACTGTCGGTGAAGCCGTGGCTCGTTGTAGTGGGGGTTTAGTCTGCGGTGCCCAGCGCAAAGAAGCCATTAAGCACTTTGTATCGCGTAAAGCCTTTGATATTGATGGAATGGGCGACAAAATTGTTGAGCAACTGGTTGAGCGTGAGCTCATTCATACCCCTGCCGAGATATTTACCCTTAGACAAGGGCATTTAGAGTCACTTGAGCGCATGGGGCCAAAATCGGCCGAAAAGTTAGTGGCTGCTATTGGTAACGCCAAACAAACTACTTTAGCTCGGTTTTTGTATTCTTTAGGCATTCGTGAAGTGGGCGAGGCAACCGCACTTAATTTAGCGAACCATTATTTAACGTTAGACGCCATCATGGCGGCCTCCGTTGACAGTTTGCAAGAAGTGGCTGATGTGGGCGAAATTGTAGCTAAACATGTGAATTTCTTTTTTCGTGAAGCGCATAATCGTGCCGTGGTTGACGCTTTAATTGCCGCGGGGATCACTTGGGCTGCACTTGAGCCTAAATCAGAAGCCGAGCAGCCATTAGCAGGGCTTACTTATGTTTTAACCGGTACTTTGTTACAAATGGGCCGAAGCGACGCTAAAAATCGCTTACAGGCGCTAGGAGCTAAAGTATCAGGTAGTGTCTCGGCTAAAACGGATGCATTAGTGGCAGGTGATAAAGCTGGGTCAAAATTAACCAAAGCACAAGAGTTGGGCATTAAGGTGTTATTTGAAGATGATTTAATTGCTTTATTGGCGCAGTACAATGGCTAG
- a CDS encoding alkaline phosphatase D family protein, with protein sequence MKTINRRAFLKASLMGVGSVTTLIALSGCSSNDDDDQQKIDNGFKTQFDHGIASGDPLTDKAIIWTRVTPQGTPSSVQVLVEVATDTNFTQRVLNETTTALASKDYTIKIDVSGLNANTHYYYRFSTEFASTATGQFKTLPINNVSNVKLAVFSCANYPAGHFNVYKAALELTELDAVVHLGDYIYEYGMGGYATEHAQELNRSLAADNANELLTLDDYRKRYALYRGDVNLQALHAKAAFIAIWDDHEVANDAYNEGAENHNADEGDYKTRQNAALQAYFEWMPIRPYVKDFTESLYRHFQFGDLVALYMLDTRHEFRVKPLEYADYIDPMTGQLDQQGFIADLSNPSRDLLGQSQLNWLQTHMATSDATWQVLGQQILMTKMNIPAELLASLANPSASIATQFQQLADIKTRQISRDPSLTTTELARINTVAPYNLDAWDGYPIEREQILAIAREFNKNLVVLAGDTHNAWAGQLTDMHGNNVGFEFATASVSSPGLEYYLGLDQPTAKQFERGLTFLVEDLRFANITQRGFMVMEFNHQQAKSTWHFVDTIMNTDFTVSTKTASVAAK encoded by the coding sequence ATGAAAACAATAAATCGTCGCGCTTTCTTAAAAGCGTCTTTAATGGGCGTAGGCTCTGTAACAACACTTATCGCGCTTAGTGGCTGTTCATCAAATGATGATGACGACCAACAAAAAATTGATAACGGCTTTAAAACCCAATTTGACCATGGTATTGCCAGTGGCGACCCACTTACTGACAAAGCGATTATTTGGACTCGAGTTACACCACAAGGCACACCAAGCTCAGTACAAGTCTTGGTTGAAGTGGCCACCGATACCAACTTTACGCAGCGAGTACTCAATGAAACAACAACTGCGCTTGCCAGCAAAGACTACACCATTAAAATTGATGTATCGGGCTTAAATGCAAATACTCATTACTATTATCGTTTCTCAACTGAATTTGCGAGCACAGCCACAGGCCAATTCAAAACCTTACCTATTAATAATGTATCAAATGTTAAACTGGCGGTCTTTTCATGTGCTAATTACCCTGCTGGGCATTTTAATGTATATAAAGCAGCACTCGAACTTACTGAGCTTGATGCTGTTGTTCATCTTGGTGATTACATTTATGAATATGGTATGGGTGGTTACGCAACCGAGCATGCTCAGGAGCTAAATCGTAGTTTAGCGGCCGATAACGCCAATGAATTATTGACGCTTGATGATTACCGTAAACGATACGCCCTTTATAGAGGCGATGTTAATTTACAAGCATTACATGCTAAAGCAGCCTTTATTGCTATTTGGGACGATCACGAAGTAGCAAACGATGCATATAATGAGGGTGCAGAAAATCACAATGCCGATGAAGGCGACTATAAAACACGTCAAAACGCGGCGCTGCAAGCCTACTTTGAATGGATGCCTATTCGCCCTTATGTTAAGGACTTTACTGAATCTTTATATCGTCATTTTCAATTTGGTGATCTTGTTGCTTTATATATGCTCGATACCCGACACGAGTTCAGAGTAAAGCCGCTTGAATATGCCGATTATATTGACCCTATGACAGGTCAGCTCGACCAACAGGGTTTTATTGCAGATTTATCTAACCCAAGTCGTGATTTACTCGGTCAGAGCCAGCTTAATTGGCTACAAACTCATATGGCCACCTCTGATGCAACCTGGCAAGTATTGGGTCAGCAAATACTGATGACTAAAATGAATATCCCTGCCGAGTTATTAGCAAGCCTCGCCAACCCAAGTGCAAGTATTGCGACCCAGTTTCAACAATTAGCTGACATTAAAACTCGCCAAATTAGCCGCGACCCAAGTTTAACCACTACAGAACTTGCGAGGATCAATACCGTGGCCCCTTATAATTTAGATGCGTGGGACGGTTATCCAATTGAACGAGAGCAAATTCTCGCCATAGCCCGTGAATTTAATAAAAATTTAGTGGTGCTTGCTGGCGATACACATAATGCATGGGCAGGCCAACTCACCGATATGCATGGCAATAATGTCGGTTTTGAATTTGCAACCGCATCGGTAAGCTCTCCTGGCCTTGAATATTATTTAGGTTTAGACCAGCCTACCGCCAAACAATTTGAGCGCGGTCTGACCTTTTTAGTCGAAGACTTACGATTTGCTAATATTACCCAGCGTGGTTTTATGGTGATGGAATTTAATCACCAACAAGCAAAAAGTACTTGGCACTTTGTTGATACAATAATGAACACCGACTTTACTGTTAGCACTAAAACAGCCTCAGTCGCAGCCAAATAA